In Antedon mediterranea chromosome 10, ecAntMedi1.1, whole genome shotgun sequence, one genomic interval encodes:
- the LOC140060147 gene encoding protein glp-1-like: MICRSEGQYKVYLVFIFATMALVFLTVAENCLDCDHGICDGSKCRCHDGYGGKLCNVCVPSQNCVNGYCINPGGCRCNPGWHGMFCDIDSKGYCHYNVPCLNGGTCYSLGKQGFTCTCAEGYSGIRCQNHINESCINGQCKNNGTCVDSRDGMGCLCPIDYEGVHCETFTGRCQEKTCPVNSTCVHTSKGYRCDCKQKQQCEQTLMRCTESSCDEGLECIKTPGQLGFSCDCPRGTAGRACSMRPLCIMNTCLNGGKCFETLNNVMCVCNDGYTGLRCETKLEQCEYNPCANNGTCAVGPKGHLCDCPAGYSERYCECKITSDEKCGTKEPINEGCTLWTNNWNQKLLMLNIVIYYIYNHS, translated from the exons actGTTTAGATTGTGATCACGGGATTTGTGACGGTAGTAAATGCAG GTGTCACGATGGGTATGGCGGTAAGCTATGCAATGTTTGCGTTCCTAGCCAAAATTGTGTCAACGGCTATTGTATCAATCCCGGAGGATGTCGATGTAACCCAGGCTGGCATGGAATGTTTTGTGATATAG aTTCTAAGGGTTATTGTCATTACAATGTGCCGTGTTTGAACGGTGGTACGTGCTATAGTCTAGGAAAACAGGGATTCACGTGCACATGCGCAGAAGGTTATTCAGGTATACGTTGTCAAAACCATATCAATGAATCATGTATCAATGGACAATGCAAGAACAATGGTACTTGTGTT GATTCAAGGGATGGCATGGGTTGCCTGTGTCCAATTGATTATGAGGGTGTTCACTGTGAAACGTTTACAGGCCGCTGCCAAGAAAAGACGTGCCCTGTGAATAGTACATGCGTTCACACATCAAAGGGATATAGATGTGACTGCAAACAGAAGCAGCAATGTGAACAGACGCTTATGCGGTGCACCGAATCAAGTTGCGATGAAG gTCTTGAGTGCATCAAGACGCCAGGCCAACTTGGATTCTCATGCGACTGTCCACGCGGTACAGCCGGCCGGGCTTGCTCGATGAGACCTCTGTGCATCATGAACACGTGCTTAAACGGAGGCAAATGTTTCGAGACACTCAACAACGTAATGTGTGTTTGTAACGACGGCTACACTGGTTTACGGTGTGAAACCAAATTAGAACAATGCGAATATAACCCATGCGCAAATAACGGGACATGCGCAGTAGGTCCGAAGGGACATTTATGTGACTGTCCTGCAGGATACTCTGAACGTTACTGCGAATGTAAAATAACGTCTGATGAAAAATGTGGGACAAAAGAACCGATAAACGAAGGATGCACGCTATGGACGAATAATTGGAACCaaaaattgttaatgttaaatattgtaatatattacatttataatcATAGCTGA